A single window of Haladaptatus paucihalophilus DX253 DNA harbors:
- a CDS encoding c-type cytochrome yields MNRRIATATVAFTLILAGCTAPMLFREDTSQKGELKLPGQWSGFDWMEKDLREGQAGDHMRYRNETAGKNVAFVPKKMNNSTLPENEHRRELVKYGRQLFANTSGMIPNKTGSSRMSCANCHGGGSLPSANGMVGQEITMIPLVGTAAGYPEWTGRTSRMRDMRQRIQGCFLRSMNTDPKNIPAYDSREIQAMESYLVWLAKGTPVQKVPYWRHIRKPEGSEEIPVPNINPVRGAKLYLENCASCHGKDGQGSKGQYPPLWGPDSYNDGAGMGRVYTAAGFIREAMPYGSPHQVSDWRDVQDIAGFVNGHDRPHLDRQNKDWSADGPPDEAVYYKRVQDRFGYNMNPMRKKLLMAGIPVGTEPLNKGDIPDNVRRYRNPLNETSINGTANTSSRVAIGATFSGSNQRRAS; encoded by the coding sequence ATGAATCGCCGGATCGCAACAGCAACGGTTGCGTTCACGCTTATTTTGGCAGGTTGTACTGCCCCGATGTTGTTCCGAGAAGACACTAGCCAAAAAGGTGAGCTCAAACTACCCGGTCAATGGAGTGGTTTCGACTGGATGGAAAAAGATCTACGAGAGGGACAAGCTGGTGACCATATGCGGTATCGGAATGAGACCGCCGGAAAAAATGTTGCATTTGTTCCAAAAAAGATGAATAATTCAACATTACCCGAAAATGAACACCGCCGTGAACTTGTCAAATATGGACGGCAACTGTTTGCCAATACATCTGGTATGATTCCGAATAAGACGGGATCAAGTCGGATGTCGTGTGCCAACTGTCACGGTGGCGGATCACTTCCCAGCGCAAATGGTATGGTCGGCCAGGAAATCACTATGATTCCACTTGTTGGAACAGCCGCTGGATATCCGGAATGGACAGGACGGACAAGCAGAATGCGGGACATGCGTCAGCGTATTCAGGGATGTTTCCTCCGAAGCATGAACACGGATCCGAAGAACATCCCTGCGTATGATAGCCGTGAAATACAGGCGATGGAGTCATATCTTGTCTGGTTGGCAAAGGGTACACCAGTTCAAAAAGTTCCATACTGGCGGCACATTCGCAAACCAGAAGGTAGTGAAGAGATACCTGTTCCGAATATCAACCCTGTGCGTGGCGCAAAATTGTATCTTGAAAACTGTGCTTCGTGTCATGGGAAAGATGGGCAAGGTTCAAAAGGACAATACCCACCGCTCTGGGGTCCAGATTCGTATAACGACGGTGCCGGTATGGGTCGAGTCTACACTGCGGCCGGTTTCATTCGTGAAGCGATGCCGTACGGTTCACCCCACCAAGTAAGCGACTGGCGCGATGTCCAGGATATTGCTGGATTCGTCAACGGGCATGATCGGCCGCATCTTGACCGACAGAACAAAGACTGGTCGGCAGATGGACCACCGGACGAAGCGGTCTATTATAAGCGTGTCCAAGACCGGTTCGGTTATAATATGAATCCAATGCGCAAGAAGCTCCTCATGGCAGGAATTCCTGTCGGCACAGAGCCGCTTAACAAAGGCGATATCCCAGACAACGTTAGACGATATCGAAACCCACTGAATGAAACGTCAATAAATGGCACCGCGAATACGAGTAGTCGTGTCGCGATCGGTGCCACATTTAGTGGTTCAAATCAACGACGAGCATCCTAA
- a CDS encoding cytochrome c biogenesis CcdA family protein: MVEAPSTVAVFVAGVLTILTPCCLPMLPPMVAGSVGHRFRPLAIVVGSIGSFTALGVATGIVGQISPDSLRAPLMIIMIAFGATMADDEIHELYSKYTSKIAGRATETTTIIDEESHPIASALVLGLLLGVVWLPCVGPILGGVLAYVGTTGDVTRSSSLLFVYGLGFSLPLLAVSYGGKQGGRALVNILLQGQRPENLRKASGYVLIITGIAMLFDIDKLIMSLII; encoded by the coding sequence ATGGTTGAAGCACCAAGTACAGTTGCGGTCTTTGTAGCTGGAGTACTCACTATCCTAACACCATGTTGTCTCCCAATGTTGCCACCAATGGTTGCTGGAAGTGTTGGTCACCGATTCCGTCCTCTGGCAATAGTGGTAGGTAGCATAGGTTCGTTTACAGCTCTTGGTGTTGCAACTGGAATTGTCGGTCAGATCTCACCGGATTCCCTTCGAGCGCCTCTGATGATTATTATGATTGCGTTCGGCGCTACTATGGCTGATGACGAGATCCACGAGTTATATTCGAAGTATACCTCGAAAATCGCTGGTCGCGCAACCGAGACAACGACAATCATTGATGAAGAGTCCCATCCTATTGCTAGTGCTCTTGTGCTTGGTCTTCTCCTAGGAGTTGTATGGCTTCCATGCGTCGGCCCAATTCTTGGTGGTGTCTTGGCATATGTCGGGACGACGGGCGATGTCACTCGAAGCAGTTCGCTCTTATTTGTGTATGGTCTCGGCTTTTCTCTCCCCCTGCTCGCAGTTTCTTATGGGGGTAAGCAAGGCGGACGTGCCCTAGTCAATATACTGTTGCAGGGACAACGACCAGAAAATCTTCGTAAAGCGTCGGGATATGTTCTCATCATAACTGGGATCGCGATGTTATTTGATATTGATAAGCTCATAATGTCGTTGATCATATGA